Part of the Candidatus Methylomirabilota bacterium genome is shown below.
GGGTACGCGCCTGGCCGTGGACGAGCGCCCTCCTGGACGGCGTCAATGTCGCCGCGCTGGGGCTGATGGCGGGGGTGACCGCAGAGCTGGCCCGGGCGGCCATCGTCGACGCATTCACGGTCGCGCTCGGGGTCGCCGCGGCCGTCCTCCTCGTGCGGTTCAAGGTGAACTCGGCCTGGCTGATCATCGGCGCCGGTCTGCTGGGGCTCGGGTATCGCTTCTTCGTGGCCTGACGTGGGTCCGGGCTCTTGCCGTCGTGCGACCTCCGCGCGTATAGTGCCGGTCACCATGCCGAGACGTCCCGCCACGATGGGCCGCGTCCTGCTCTTGCTCGCGCTGCTCGCGCTCCTGCTCGTTCAGGTTCCGCGGGCCTCGCTGAACATCGTCTGGCGCTTCGCGGTTCTCTCCTTCGATAACCCCGCGACCCAGGTCCTCGACGAGCTGGCCTGCGCGACGACGCCCTACGCGGACTCCACCGCGGAGGCGCGCGAATCTGTCGCGGTGGCCGCGCCGGGGCGGCTCGTCTGGCTGCAAGAGCCGCGCGCCGGTCAGAGGCCTGCCCTCGTCGCCGGCATCACCCGCTCTCCGCCCGCCGCCTAGCCCTCTCCCCACTCTGCGAGCTCAGCGGCCGAGGTGCGACCTCACGGCGGAGGGATCCATGCCGGAAGTGAGTCTGCTCGTACACGTCGGGATGCTGGCGTTCATCGGCGCGCTCGCCGCTGCCATCGTCGTCTATCACGTCTGGCTCGACGCGTATCTCAAGCGCCACGGGCGGTTGGCCTCGAAGCCCGTCGCGGTAGGCGGGGCGAGCGGGGAGGAGCGTCGCGCCCCTCCCCGCCCGGACACGCTTACTGGGGCTTGACGAGGAAGTGGGCGCGACGGTTCTTCGCCCAGCAGGATTCGTTGTGCTCGGTGCAGAGCGGCCGCTCCTCGCCGTAGCTGACCGTGGTGAAGCGGCTCGCCGGGATGCCCTGGGCCGCCAGGTAACTCATCGCCGCCTTGGCCCGACGCTCGCCGAGGGCGAGGTTGTACTCGTTGGTCCCGCGCTCGTCACAGTGCCCCTCGACCAGCACCAGCTGGTTCGGGTTGGCCTTCAGCCAGCGCGCGTTCGCGTCGAGGATCTTCGAGGCGTCCGGGCGGATGGTGTACTTGTCGAAGTCGAAGGGGATGTCCCGCAGCTCGGGGGCCGCCCTGAACTCCTTCGGCGCGGGGGGTGGAGGGGGCGGCGGCGCCGGAGCCGCGGGCGCCGGAGCCACCGGCGCGGGTGCCGGTGCGGGGGCGGGCGCCTGGGCAGCGGGCGGTGGCGCCGGCGCGGGCTGTACCGCGCCCGTCGGCGCCGGGGCTGAGACCTGCGTCACCGCGGGCCGCTTGGCGCACCCGCCGAGAACGATCAGGACGATCACGAGGGGCAGAACGGCGAGTCGTCCGCAGCGGGTCGTCATGAAGTCCATTCTCCTATCGCTCGAGAATCTGTTCCTGGCCCACCGTCACCGGCTTGCCCCACCAGCCCTCTTCGCGGGCCAGCCCGATGTCGCTGCGGGTGACGCGCGTCGAGGCGCCTTCACGGTTGCGCGTCGAGAAGTAGAGGTGATCGCCCGAGGCGAAGTGGGTCGGATGCGACTTCCACGTTGCCCATTCGTCGCCCGAGGCGCAGCCCGCGACCACGAGCGCGGCGGCACCGATCATCGACAGGGTGAAACGGCTGGTTGGCATGCTGAATGGCCTCCTGCGAGGGTTGCTCGCTGTGATTTTCTCCTCATTCTAATCACCGCTGCAAGCGCGTTCCTCAGATCGGGGGGCGGTCGGGATGCACGACCGCCCATCCGATCGACCGCAGATGGAGGTCCACGGTGGGGCGGGCGCGGCGATCGCTCCGGCGCCGCTCGGGCCCGCTGTTGAGGCGTTCCCGCCGGCGCTGGCCGAGGCGCCGGTCCAGCATGACCTCGATGTCCGGCTCATCCGCGAATTCGCGCTGGAGCGACAAGTAGAGGTCGGGTTGATCCCTCGCCACGAGGAAGAGCATCATTGCGCTCGCTCCCCGCGGCCGCTTAGAGTCGCCTGCGGATGGCGGACCTGGAAATCCTCGACCGGATTCAGCGGAAAGTGCTCTGGCTCAGCGCCTGGATGGTGCACGTCGCCAACGCGCATCGTTCCAACGTCGAGGGCACGAAAGTCGGCGGTCACCAGGCCTCCTCCGCGTCGGCAGTCACGCTCCTGACGGCGCTCTATTTCAAAGCCCTCCGTCCGGGCGACGCCGTGGCCGTCAAGGCCCACGCGTCGCCGGCATTTTACGCGATTCAGTACCTCCGGGGGCGGCTGCCGGCCACCGCGCTCCGGGGGCTGCGAAGCTTCGGGAGTCTACAGGCCTATCCCAGTCGGCGCAAGAACCCCGAGATCGTGGACCTGTCCACCGGCTCGATGGGCCTGGGCGCCGTGCAGGCCACGTTCGGCGCGCTCGCGACCCGCTACCTCGTCGATCACGGCGGGGCTCCCGGGCCGGAACGGTTCATCGTCATGGTCGGCGATGCCGAGCTGGACGAGGGCAACGTCTGGGAGGCGCTGGCCGAGGAGGCGGTGGCTGAGCTCGGCAACGTCCTGTGGATCGTCGACGTGAACCGCCAGAGCCTCGACCGGATCGTGCCCGACGGACGGCGCCGGCAACTGCCCGAGCTCTTCGCCGCTCTCGGCTGGCGCGTCATCGAGCTCCGTTACGGGGCGCGCCTCGACGCGCTGCTCGCGCGCCCGGGCGGCGCCGCCCTGCGTGCGCGCCTGGAGGCGATGCCCTACGCGCAGTACCAGAGTCTGCTGCGGCTCGGCCCCGGGGCCGTCCGCAAGGCGCTGGTGACGGGGCCGGCGGGGGAGACGGACGGCGCGGTCGATCGCCTGCTCGCGGAGATTTCGGACGAGACCCTGCCGGCGCTCGTCGGCGATCTCGGCGGCCACGATCTGGCCGCGATCCTCGAGGCGTTCGCCGAGGCGGAGCGCGAGCGCGCCCGGCCCCAGGTGATCCTCGCCCACACGATCAAGGGGTGGGGGCTCCCGTTCGCCGGCGACCCGCTGAATCACACCGCGCTCCTGACGCCGGCGCAGATCGAGGAGCTTCGCGCGGCGCTCGGCGTCGAGCCGGGCGCGGAGTGGGAGGGATTCCCCGGCGGGAGCGCCGAGGCCGAGTGGATCCGTCGCCTGCCGCCCCTCTTCGTCCCGCCCGCGCCCCGCCCGCTCGCCCACCAGGTTCCCCTCGAGCTGGACGAGACCTATGCCGCCGAGGCCTCCACCCAGGAGGCTTTTGGTCGGGTATTGGGGGCGCTCGGCCGTTTGCCGGTCGCCGAGGCCATCGTCACGGTCTCGGCGGACGTGGCCGTGACCACGCATCTGGGGGGCTGGATCAATCGCAAGGGGATCTACTTTCCGCGGGGCCGGCCGAACTTCTTCGCCGAGCTGCCGCAGGCCGTGCAGTGGCGGGAGTCCGAGCGCGGCCAGCACATCGAGCTCGGCATCGCCGAGCACAACCTCTTCCTGCTGCTGGGAGCGCTCGGCCTCACCCGCGAGCTGAGCGGGGTGACGCTGTTGCCGATCGGCACGCTCTACGATCCCTTCGTGAGCCGCGGGCTCGACGCGCTCTATCACGCGCTCTACTCCGGCGCGAAGTTCGTCGTGGTGGCCACGCCCTCCGGCGTGAGCCTCGCCCCCGAGGGCGGCGCCCATCAGTCGGTGATCACGCCGGGCATCGGCGTGGCGCTCCCCGACATCGTCTACTTCGATCCCCCCTTCGCGCGCGAGGTCGAGTGGATCCTGCTGGCCGCGCTCGACGCCATCGCCCGCGGCCAGGGCGAGAGCCTTTATCTGAGATTGTCGACGCGGCCGGTCGACCAGCGTCTGGCTCCGGCAGGGAGCCCCGGCTGGCGCGAGCAGGCACTGGCCGGCGCCTATCGCCTCATCGACGCGCGCGACGAGCCCGGCTGGGATCCGGAGATCAACGCGGTCCACATCTTCGCCGCCGGCGTCATGGTTCCGGACGCCGTGGCGGCCAGCCGGGCGCTCCGTGAGGAGGGCGTCTTCGCCAACGTCTTCGCCGTGACGAGCCCCGATCGTCTCTACCGGGGCCTGCGGACGGCTCGGCCCTACCTGGAGCGACTGGTTGCGGCCGACGAGGAGGGCGTGCCGATCGTCTCGGTGCTGGATGGCCACTCGCACGCGCTGGCGTTTCTCGGGTCGGCCCTCGGCGTGCCCCAGATCCCCCTCGGGGTGGATCACTTCGGTCAGTCGGGACGGCGACAGGACCTGTATCGCCACTACGGGATCGACGCCGAGGCCGTGGCCCGCGCGGCCCGCCTCCTGCTGGGGAGGCTCGGGCCGTGACGTCGGCCGCCCCGTTCATCCCTCAGAAGCCGACGCTCCCGGAGCTCCGCGCGGCGGCCGCGGGCGGTACGGGCTGCGAGCTCTAGCGGCGCGCGACCCGGACCGTCTTCGGCGAAGGGCCGCCGAATGCACGCTGTGGCGGGCGCCCGACGACGAGACGCGGCGCCGGGAGACCCGCCGCTTCATCGACGACCTCCAGACCGTGGCCCGCGTCCTCTGATATCATCGGGCAGCCGTTTCGAAAGGAGAGTCCTCATGCGCCGATTCACCGTTCTCGCATCCCTGCTGATCTTCGCGCTCGTCGTCGCGTCCGCGGGGTTGGCCGCCTACCCCGACCGGCCCGTCAAGCTGATCGTGCCGTGGGCGGCCGGCGGCGACACCGACTCGA
Proteins encoded:
- the pal gene encoding peptidoglycan-associated lipoprotein Pal, whose protein sequence is MTTRCGRLAVLPLVIVLIVLGGCAKRPAVTQVSAPAPTGAVQPAPAPPPAAQAPAPAPAPAPVAPAPAAPAPPPPPPPAPKEFRAAPELRDIPFDFDKYTIRPDASKILDANARWLKANPNQLVLVEGHCDERGTNEYNLALGERRAKAAMSYLAAQGIPASRFTTVSYGEERPLCTEHNESCWAKNRRAHFLVKPQ
- a CDS encoding pyruvate dehydrogenase; its protein translation is MADLEILDRIQRKVLWLSAWMVHVANAHRSNVEGTKVGGHQASSASAVTLLTALYFKALRPGDAVAVKAHASPAFYAIQYLRGRLPATALRGLRSFGSLQAYPSRRKNPEIVDLSTGSMGLGAVQATFGALATRYLVDHGGAPGPERFIVMVGDAELDEGNVWEALAEEAVAELGNVLWIVDVNRQSLDRIVPDGRRRQLPELFAALGWRVIELRYGARLDALLARPGGAALRARLEAMPYAQYQSLLRLGPGAVRKALVTGPAGETDGAVDRLLAEISDETLPALVGDLGGHDLAAILEAFAEAERERARPQVILAHTIKGWGLPFAGDPLNHTALLTPAQIEELRAALGVEPGAEWEGFPGGSAEAEWIRRLPPLFVPPAPRPLAHQVPLELDETYAAEASTQEAFGRVLGALGRLPVAEAIVTVSADVAVTTHLGGWINRKGIYFPRGRPNFFAELPQAVQWRESERGQHIELGIAEHNLFLLLGALGLTRELSGVTLLPIGTLYDPFVSRGLDALYHALYSGAKFVVVATPSGVSLAPEGGAHQSVITPGIGVALPDIVYFDPPFAREVEWILLAALDAIARGQGESLYLRLSTRPVDQRLAPAGSPGWREQALAGAYRLIDARDEPGWDPEINAVHIFAAGVMVPDAVAASRALREEGVFANVFAVTSPDRLYRGLRTARPYLERLVAADEEGVPIVSVLDGHSHALAFLGSALGVPQIPLGVDHFGQSGRRQDLYRHYGIDAEAVARAARLLLGRLGP